CTGGGCCCGCAACATCATCTGCGCCCTGGCCCGCATGAACGGCCAGGTCGTCGGCATCGTCGCCAACCAGCCCGGCCACCTCGCCGGAGTCCTGGACATCGAGGCCTCCGAGAAGGCCGCACGCTTCGTCCAGATGTGCGACGCCTTCAACATCCCCATCGTCACCCTGCTCGACGTCCCCGGCTTCCTGCCGGGCGTCGACCAGGAACACGGCGGCATCATCCGCCACGGCGCCAAACTGCTGTACGCGTACTGCAACGCCACCGTCCCGCGGATCTCGCTGATCCTGCGCAAGGCCTACGGCGGCGCCTACATCGTCATGGACTCCCAGTCCATCGGCGCCGACCTCACCTACGCCTGGCCCACCAACGAGATCGCCGTGATGGGCGCCGAGGGCGCGGCCAACGTCATCTTCCGCAAGCAGATCGCGGACGCCGAGGACCCCGAGGCCATGCGCGTCCGCATGGTCAAGGAGTACAAGGCCGAACTGATGCACCCGTACTACGCGGCCGAGCGCGGCCTCGTCGACGACGTCATCGACCCCGCCGAGACCCGCGAGGTCCTCGTCAGCGCCCTCGCGATGCTCCGCAACAAGCACGCCGATCTGCCGTCCCGCAAGCACGGCAACCCGCCGCAGTAACCGCGAAGGAGACCTGCCACCACATGACCACCGCCACTGACACCCTGCTGCGCGTCGAGAAGGGCAATGCCCGGCCCGAGGAGCTGGCCGCGATCACCGCGATCCTGCTCGCCCGCGCCGCCGCCACCCCCGAGGAGACCGTGGTCCCCACGCCCCGCCAGGCCGGCTGGCGCCGCCTGGAGCGTACCCCGGGCTTCCGCGCCCCGCACAGCTGGCAGGGCTGAGTCCCCGAGCCCGGCGCAAGGCCCCGCACCCCGAACACTTGGGTGCGGGGCCTTGCGCGTACCCGGTCCGGGATGCGGGGGGCCGTCCCGTACGGGGCCGGGCCCGGACACGCCGAAGGCCCCCGCGTCGTACGACACGGGGGCCTTCGGATGCTGCGACCGTTGCCGCTACCGCAGACGCGCCATGAGGGCGTGCTCGACGAGCGTGATGAGCGCGCTCTTGGCGTCCGCGCGGTGGCGGGCGTCCGTCGTGATGATGGGGGCGTCCGGGCCGATCTGCAGGGCCTCGCGGACTTCCTCCGGGGTGTAGGCCTGGTTCCCGTCGAAGCCGTTGAGGGCCACGACGAACGGCAGGCCGCTGTTCTCGAAGTAGTCGACCGCGGGGAAGCAGTCGGCGAGGCGGCGCGTGTCGACGAGCACGACGGCGCCGATGGCGCCGCGGACCAGGTCGTCCCACATGAACCAGAAGCGGTCCTGACCCGGGGTACCGAAGAGGTACAGGATCAGGTCCTGGTCCAGGGTGATGCGGCCGAAGTCCATGGCGACCGTGGTGGTCGTCTTGTCACCGGTGTGGGTGAGGTCGTCGATACCCGCGCTCGCGGACGTCATGACGGCTTCGGTGCGCAGCGGGTTGATCTCGGACACGGCTCCGACGAACGTGGTCTTGCCCACGCCGAAGCCGCCCGCCACCACGATCTTCGCGGAGGTGGTGGAGCGAGCAGGAGCCGCTCCGCCGTTAGAGCTTGCGAAGTCCACTGAGCACCCTTTCGAGCAGTGTCACATCTGGCTGGCCACCGGCAGACTCGTCGCCGCCGGGCTGGTGAATGGCGACAAGGCCCGCCTCCGCCAGGTCGGCGACGAGGATGCGGGCGACACCAAGAGGAATGGAGAGAAGTGCCGAGATCTCCGCGACGGATTTGATCTCCTGGCACAGGCGGCAGATGCGCTGGTGCTCGGGCAACTGCCCTTGCAGGCGCGCGGGATCGGCCGTGGTACTGACCAGCGCCTCGATGGCGAGCTGGTAGCGCGGCCGAGTACGGCCGCCGGTCATCGCGTACGGGCGCACCAGCGGGTTGTGGGCCTTCGGCGCCGGCTGCCGCGCGGCGCGCGGAGGCTGCTGCGGAGGCATCTGGTGCTGGGGCTGCTGGGGCTGTCCGTACGGCTGCTGCTGGTAGGGGTTCTGCTCCGGCACGGGCCGGCTGGGAGCGGAGGGAAAGTTGAAGCGGTTCTGGTCGTGCCCACCCTGCGGCTGCTGCGCGCCGCCATAAGGATGTCCTCCGGGTGTTGTCACGTTTCCTCCTCCGACTCCAAGTACGCAGTACTCCCTGTGGAACCGCGCCACCGCACCCTATGGTGCGATGGCGCGAAACGCACTGCCTGTCTGCTAGTTGAGAAGACTTCCCTGCAGTTCGGCGCGCAGGTCCGGGGTCAGGACACTGCCCGCGCGATCCACCAGAAGGGCCATCTCGTAGCCCACGAGGCCGATGTCGCACTCGGGGTGCGCGAGCACCGCGAGGGACGATCCGTCCGAGACGGACATGAGGAAGAGGAATCCCCGGTCCATCTCGACCACGGTCTGGTTGACGGCGCCGCCCTCGAAGATGCGGGAGGCCCCGGCGGTCAGCGAGGTCAGACCGGAGGCCACGGCCGCCAGCTGATCGGCGCGGTCGCGCGGAAACCCGTCGGACATCGCCAGAAGAAGGCCGTCGGCGGAGACCACCACCGTGTGGGACACCCCTGGGGTGTTGTCCACGAAGTTGGTGATCAACCAGTTCAGGTTCTGTGCCGCCTGGCTCATCGGGCTCACACTAACGCTCCTGGTCATAGCTGTTACTTGACTGCTCAGAACCCGCGTTGCGTCCCTGCTGGACACCTCGCCGCAGGTTGCTCAACCTGCCGCGGACGTCCTCCGGGGCGCGGGAGACCTGGGGGCCGCCCTGCGGGGTCGTCTCCGCTGCGCCCTCGACCAGGTTGGCCTTGGGCACGCGCCGAGGGAGACCGGACGGGGTGACCCCGCCCGCCTTCGGCTCACGGAGTTTGGCGGCCTGCTGCCAGCGCTCGTCGTTACCCGAGCGCCAGTCGGTGCCGCCTTCCTTCCCCTGCTCCGGAGCGGCGGGCTGCTGCTGACGCGGCGACCGCTGTTCGAAGAGAGATCCGGTGGACTCCGCTTCCTGCTGTGCCGGCTGCCACTGCTGCTGGCTGCCGCGGCGCGGCAGGCCCGCTCCGGTCATCGCGTGACCGGTGTCGGCAGCGGCTCCCGGACGGTCGAAGCCTACGCGTTCCGCGGCCGGTTCGGGGACGGCCTGGGATTCCGATTCAGTCCCGTAATCCTGCTGGTAGGCAGCCGGATACGTGTTCTGATCGGGCCACTCGGCCTGCTCCGACCGGGCTTCGTAGCCATTGTCGTAGCCCTGAGTGGCCGGCTGCTGGTCCGGGTAGCCGTCTTCCGTATAACCGTAGTCCTGCTGCGGGTACGCCTCGTAGCCCTGCTGTGCCTGCTGAGCCTCGTAGGAGGTGTCGTAGGCCTGCCCGGACTGCTGCTCGTAGCCCTGGTACTCCTGGTACCCGTGCTCCGGCTGTGGTTCCGGATACTCCTGGGCAGGCTGGTCGGCGTACTGCTGCTGATCCTGCGGGTAGCCCACCTGGGCCGCCAGCGCGGCTCGGCGCTCCTGCTGTCCCAGGGACCGGCCGACCGGGTCGGCCGGGAGGCCGTCGGCGCCCTGCTGGTCGTACCGCGAGTCGTCGAAACCGAGTTCGGCGGCGGTGCGCAGCGGGGCGGCCTGCAGGGTCTTCTGCTCCGGGATGATCTGGGAGACCGTGAAGTCGTCGTCCGGCATGCCCTCGCCACCGCCACCGTGGGTGATGGCGTCGGGGAGCATGACCAGCGAGGTGGTGCCGGCCGCCTCGCCCGAGGGGCGCAGCTGGACGCGGATGCTGTGGCGGTCCGCCAGCCGGCCGACCACGAACAGACCCATGCGCTGCGAGATCGCGGCGTCCACGGTCGGCGGGTTGGCCAGCTTGTGGTTGATGTCCGCGAAGTCCTCGGCGGTGAGGCCGATGCCCTTGTCGTGGATCTCGACCATCACGCGGCCGTCCGGAAGACGGGTCGCGTTGACGCGGACCTTGGTCTGCGGGGAGGAGAACGTGGTGGCGTTCTCCAGCAGCTCGGCGAGCAGGTGCACGAGGTCGGTCACGGCCTGGCCGTGGATCTCGGCCTCGGAGACGCCCGAGAGCTCGATGCGCTCGTACTGCTCCACCTCGGAGGAGGCGGCGCGCAGCACGTCGACGAGGGGCACCGGCTGGTCCCAGCGGCGGCCCGGCTCCTCACCCGCGAGGATGAGGAGGTTCTCGCCGTTGCGGCGCATGCGGGTGGCCAGGTGGTCCAGGCGGAAGAGGTTCTCCAGCTGGTCCGGGTCGGCCTCGTTGTTCTCCAGCTCGGTGATGAGGGTCAGCTGGCCCTCGATCAGCGACTGGTTGCGCATGGAGAGGTTCGTGAAGATCGCGTTGACGTTCCCTCGCAGGAGCGCCTGCTCGGCGGCGAGCCGTACGGCTTCCCGGTGGACCTGGTCGAAGGCGCGGGCGACCTCGCCGATCTCGTCCTGGGAGTCGATGGGGATCGGGTGGACACGGGTGTCGACCTTGCCCGGATCGGTGCGCGAGAGCTGGTCGACGAGCATCGGCAGGCGCTGCTCGGCGATGTCGAAGGCCGAGCTGCGCAGGCGGCGCATCGCGCGGCCCATCTGGCGGGCCATGAGGCCGGCCATGATGAAGGCGGCGAGCAGGGCCACGACGACGATGGCGCCGTTGACGATCGCGTCGGTACGGGCCTCGTCGGAGACCGCGACGGCATCCTTGACGGCCTTGTCGAGGAGTTCCCTCTCGATCTCGTCGTAGCCGTCGAACTTGGCGGTGGCGGCGGCCTGCCAGAACACGGGGTTCGTCCCGTTCTCGGCGAGCTTCTTCCTGCTCTCGCCGCTGGCGATCGCCTCGGTCATGCCGAGCAGCGGGTTGCCGTTGGGGGCGGGCGGCGGCACGAAACGGGTGCCGGCCGCCTCGGCCTGGTGCTTGGCGTCGGCGAGCTTGGCCTTGCCCTCGTCCGACTTCTTGCCCATGACCTCCTTGAGGCGGTTCACGTCGTCCTCGGTACCGGCCGCGACGTACTCGCCGATGGCGATTTCCTCGAGGTACGCGTAGGAGGAGAAGGCGACGAGCTGGGCCTTGCGCACGTTCTCGTCCGTGCTGGGACGGACGAGCAGGTGGGTGCCGACGGAGCGCTGCAGCGAGTTCGCTGCCTTGGCCAGCTGGACCGCGTAGACCATGCGGCCGTACGAGGTCACGTTGCCGGTGCCGAGACCGAGCTCGTTGGCGAACTGCATGAGGTAGTGCTCTACCCCGACGTAGCCCTCTTCGGTCGGGATGGGGCCCCCCGCGGTGGGGAGGTTCTTCTTGGGGGTCTCGAAGGCGGCCTGGTAGGCCTTCTCGCGGACTTCCTTGAGTTTGGGCTCTTCCGCACGGAAGAGGCTCAGGCGTCGCTCCAGGCCCTGGTTCTTGGGCATGTCCTGGACGGCCTTGTCGAACTTCTCCTTGGCCCCGGTGGTGACCGCGTAGGCCTTGCTGACCTGCTCGGAGTTGGTCTGGCCGTTCAGGAGGGGCTCGGCCGTGAGGTCACGCTCGTTGAGCAGTGCCTGGCTGTATTCCGAGGCCGCCTGGACGACCCGGGCTATCTGCTCGGCGTCCTTGGCCTCGTTCCACTGGTCGACGGAGCCCTTCACCTGGAAGCCGCCCATGACCAGGCCCACGAGGGCCGGCACGAGCAGGATGGCGTTCAGGCGGGTCGGCACCCGCCAGTTGCGGGGCGAGAATCTGCTGGTGCTCCCGGGGCGTGCGGGTGGCTCCACGGGCACGTCGACGGGCGACGCGGCCGCTCGCGGCGGCGGGGTGAAGTTGCCGCGCGCGGGTTCAACCGCGGGGCTTGCGTTGCTTCGCCTCACTCGACCAACAACCTTCCGGCGGTGCTACTAGCTAGTTCGTTGAATTCCAGCACGGTTAACGGCCGTGTTCCAAACAGTTGGAATCAGCCATTCCAAGATCCTTATGCCCCACGTAAATCGGACATAAAGAACGTCCTGCGGCAAAAATAGGGGAAGTCGTGCGCGTAGCGGCACCAACCGAACGCACCCCGTGGCCGACTGGCGGCAATTGTCTGTCGAAACGTTATGAACCGAGAGGGCGGGCCGTGTCCTATGACACAGCCCGCCCTCTCACGTTGTGAAGAACCCGTGGGACTTGAGTGGTGCCGCTTGAGCCGGGCCGCCTGCGTGGTGTTACTTGAGACGCGCCATGAGGGCGTGCTCGACGAGCGTGATGAGCGCGCTCTTGGCGTCCGCGCGGTGGCGGGCGTCCGTCGTGATGATGGGGGCGCCGGGGCCGATCTGCAGCGCTTCGCGGACTTCTTCCGGGGTGTACGGCTGGTGTCCCTCGAAGCCGTTGAGGGCAACGACGAACGGCAAGCCGCTGTTCTCGAAGTAGTCGACCGCGGGGAAGCAGTCGGCGAGGCGGCGCGTGTCCACGAGCACGACGGCGCCGATGGCGCCGCGGACCAGGTCGTCCCACATGAACCAGAAGCGGTCCTGACCCGGGGTACCGAAGAGGTACAGGATCAGGTCCTGGTCCAGGGTGATGCGGCCGAAGTCCATGGCGACCGTGGTGGTCGTCTTGTCACCGGTGTGGGTGAGGTCGTCGATGCCGGCGGAGGCGCTGGTCATGACGGCTTCGGTGCGCAGCGGGTTGATCTCGGACACGGCTCCGACGAACGTGGTCTTGCCCACGCCGAAGCCGCCCGCCACCACGATCTTGGCGGAGGTGGTGGAGCGAGCAGGAGCCGCTCCGCTAGATGTTCCGAAGGCCACTGAGCACCCTTTCGAGCAGCGTTACATCCGGCGTGCCGCCGGCCTCTCCATTGCCCGGCTGGTGGATGGCCACCATTCCGGCCTCCGCCAGGTCGGCGACGAGGATCCGGGCGACACCGAGCGGCATCGACAGCAGCGCGGAGACCTCCGCGACCGACTTGACCTCGCGGCACAGGGTGCAGATGCGCTGGTGCTCCGGGAGCAGGCCGGACAGGTGCATCGGATCGGCGGTGGTGCTGACCAGCGCCTCGATGGCGAGCTGGTAGCGGGGCCGGGTCCGGCCGCCGGTCATCGCGTACGGACGCACCAGCGGCTGATCGCCTTCCGAGTACGAATCTCCGTACGCATCGGGGTAGGCGGGGGGCGGGGTCATGGATCCTCCGGGCTGGACAGCAGTGGTCAGCGTGCCGTCTGACGGGGCGGCCGGTGGGGGGGACTGTATGACGGCCTGGCGGGGGTACTGGATTTCGGGGCGGGGCCCCGGTCTCCCGGCCGGTAGTACCGTCCGGCCGGGAGATTGGGAAGTCAGCCGAGCAGGCTTCCCTGCAGTTCGGCGCGCAGGTCCGGAGTGAGGACACTGCCCGCGCGATCCACCAGAAGGGCCATCTCGTAGCCCACGAGTCCGATGTCGCACTCGGGGTGCGCCAGTACGGCCAGCGAGGATCCGTCCGAGACGGACATGAGGAAGAGGAATCCCCGGTCCATCTCGACCACGGTCTGGTTGACGGCGCCGCCCTCGAAGATGCGGGAGGCACCGGCGGTCAGCGAGGTCAGTCCGGAGGCCACTGCCGCCAGCTGATCGGCGCGGTCACGGGGGAATCCTTCGGACATCGCCAGAAGGAGTCCGTCGGCGGAGACCACCACCGTGTGGGACACCCCTGGGGTGTTGTCCACGAAGTTGGTGATCAACCAGTTCAGGTTCTGTGCCGCCTGGCTCATCGAACTCAACTAACGCTCCTGCTGGTAAGTGGGGTCGATGTGGTAACTGCCGGTCGCCGGTCCGTTGTTGCCGGCCTGACGGCCCTGCTGGAAACCGCGTCGGAGGTTGGTCAGACGGCCGCGGACGTCGTCCGGCGCCCGCGAGACCTGGGGACCCGCCGTCTCCTCGGCCTGCTGCTGCGCGGTGCCGGCCACGAGGTTCGCCCGCGGGACCCGGCGGGGCAGCCCCGAGGTCGTGATGCCGCCGGCGGCGGGCTGGCGCACGCGCTCGGCCTGGCGCATCAGCTCGTCGTTCGGCGAGGACTTCCAGCTGACGGTCGGCATGCTGCCGGTCGCCGCGGGCTCGGCCGCCTGCTCCTGGCCGCGCTGCGGCAGCTGCTGCTGCGCCGGAGCTGCCGCAGCGGACTGCTGCGGCTGCTGAGGTACGCCCGGTCCCTGCGCGGGGGGCTGCTGACCCTCCTCGCGGAACCAGTTCGACTCCAGCGTGTCGAATATCGGGCTGCGGCCGTCGCCGGAGCTCTGGGCCGGCGGCAGGGCCTCCGGCCGATGAGCCTGCGGCAGTCGCGGGGTCTCCGGGCGTGCGGGCGGTACGGGTGCGTACCCGCCGCCGGGCTGCGGAGCCTGCGGCTGCTGCGGGGCCTGGGGCTGCTGACGGGCGAATCCGCCGACACCGGGGCCGCCGGGCCGCTGGGCCTGGTAGCCCGGGCGCTCGAACTGTCCGGTGGTGGACGGGTCCACCGAGCCCCGCACGTCCGGACGCTCGAACTGTCCGGTCGTGCTGCCCGGGCCGTCGCCCTGCGGCATCGGGGCGTTGAAGTCAGGGCGGGCGAACTCCGCCGTCGAACCGGGGCCCGAGAGCTCGTCGTGGCCGCGGGCCTGGTCGGCACCCCAGCTGGTGGTCTGCGGGCCGGGAAGCTCCGGACGCGGGGCACCGCCGCGCGGCGGCAGCTGCGGGCGGGCACCGTTCGGAGCCTGAGCGCCCGACTGCTGCTGCTGGGGCTGCGGCTGCTGAGCCTGCTGCTGCTGCGGTCGCTCGAAGCCGTTGCCCTGCGGGAACCCGGACGGACCGGACGCCGAGGGCGACGAGACCGGACGGGCCTGCGGGCCGCCGCCGAATCCGCCGTTGGCGACCGGACCGCGGGCCGGCAGCGGCCCACCGGCGCCGAAGGCACCCTGGCCCTGCCCCGCACTGGTCGGACCCTGCTGCGGACGGCCACCGGGAGCACCCGGGCCGCCCTGCTGCGGAGGCCGCCCGCCCTGCGGGCCCTGCGGACGCTGACCGGCGCCGTCGCGGCCCGGGAGGGCGGCGCGCTGGCCGCCCGCACCGACCTGACCGCGCTGCGGACCCGCGCCCACGGGCGGCCGTGCGGCCGCACCGGGCACGGAAGCCTGCCCGCCGGGGGCGCCCTGGGCGCCCCCGGGGCCGCCCTGGCCCGGCATCGGACCCGGCTTCTTGCCGCCCTGGGCGACGTCCACCGGCAGCATGACGAGGGCCGTCGTACCGCCCGAGTCGGAGGGGCGCAGCTGGATGCGGATGCCGTGTCGCAGGGACAGGCGGCCGACCACGAACAGGCCCATGCGGCGGGAGACGGAGACGTCCACGGTCGGCGGCGACGCGAGCCGCTCGTTGATCGCGGCGAGGTCCTCGGGGGAGAGGCCGATACCGGTGTCGTGGATCTCGACGAGCACGCGGCCGTCGGGCAGCGCGTGACCGGTGACCTTGACCTTGGTCTGCGGGGAGGAGAACGAGGTGGCGTTCTCCAGCAGCTCGGCGAGGACGTGCACGAGGTCGTTGACGACGCGGCCGGCGACATCGGTGCCGGGCACCGAGGACAGCTCGACGCGCTCGTACTGCTCCACCTCGGAGGCGGCGGCACGGAGCACGTCGACCAGCGGGACGGGGCGGGTCCACCGGCGGCCCGGCTCCTCGCCCGCGAGGACGAGGAGGTTTTCGCCGTTACGGCGCATGCGGGTCGCGAGGTGGTCGAGCTTGAAGAGCGAGGAGAGCTGGTCCGGGTCGGCCTCGCGCGACTCCAGTTCGGAGATGAGCGACAGCTGACGCTGGATGAGGCCCTGCGAGCGGCGCGAGAGGTTGGTGAACATCGCGTTGACGTTGCCTCGCAGGAGGGCCTGCTCGGCGGCGAGGCGGACGGCCTCGCGGTGCACGTCGTCGAATGCCGCGGCCACCTGGCCGATCTCGTCGCGGGTGTGCACACCGACCGACTCCACGGACGTGTCCACGTCCTGCGGGTCGGACTCGGACAGCTGCTTGACGAGCTCGGGCAGCCGGTCCTGCGCGACGCGCGTCGCGGTGTCCTGCAGGCGGCGCAGCGAGCGGATCATCGAGCGGGCCATGACGAAGGCGCCGACGAGGGAGACGCCGAGGACGAGGAGGATCAGGGCACCGTTGATGATGGCGTCCTGCTGGGCCTCGTTCTTCAGCTCACGGGCCTTCTGCTCCATCTCCTCGAGCAGGGTCAGCTCGATGACCTTCATGGCCTGGAGCTTGGTGCCGTCGGCGTCGTACCAGTCCAGCCAGGACCGGTTCTTCTCGCGGAGGAAGGCGTCCTGGCTGGTCAGCACGCGGCGGGCGTAGTGGTCGGCGGTGGAGATCTCCGAGTTGCTGTCGCCGAGGCCCGCGAGGAGCTCCTCGGTCCGGCCCTGGTAGACGAGCTCGAAGGTGGTCTTCGCCTGCTGCTCGCCCTTCTGGGCGGAGAGGGCGTAGAGACGGTCGTTCTCCTCCAGCTTGCCCTGGCGCTCGTTGGTGTCCGGGAGCGAGGCGGCGATGATCGCGCGCTGGATGGAGGCGTACTCCTTGGCGGCGGAGAATGCCGCCAGGGCGCGCGTGCGCTTGATCATCTCCGGGTTGGAGGTGGCCTGCGCCATGTCCTGGGAGAGCGAGAGCAGCGAGACGATCATCGCGTTGTACTCGCTGACGGTCTGCTGGGCGCCGTTGATGTACGCCTTGTCGCGGACCGTCTGGATGTTCGCGAGCTGACGGCCGATCTGCAGGACGTTGTTGCGGATCGACTTGAGGGCGTCGTCCTTCGCGCCCGTGCTGTCGACCTTGTCGGTCGCGGCGGCGAAGGACTTGGCGGCGGTGTCGGTCTGCTGGCGGACGACGTCGACCTGGCTGGTGCTCTTGCCCTTGGAGAGTGAGAGCGGACCCGCGGAGAGGTCGCGCTCCTCCTGGAGCATGGCGGCCAGGTTGGTGGCCTGCCGGGTCATCGTCGTCAGCAGCTGCATGTGCTCCAGCTGCGCGATGTCGTTGAGCGAGTCGTTGATGCGGAAGCCACCGAGCGTGGTGGCGGCGACGACCGGCAGGGTCAGCAGCGACACGAGTCGCGTGCTGATGCGCCAGTTCTGCATGGCGAGACGAGAGCCGGGCCCACTGGGGGCCTTCGGTATCGCCACGTCCTGCTCGGCCGGCCCGGCCTTGGCCTTGCCTGCCTTGGCGGTCTTCCCACGGCCCTTCGCCTTCACCGCGGCGGAGGAGTCGGGGCCTGCGCCCTCGACAGCCGGCCCGCGGTTCTGGGCGTGCTGGGGCGAGGAGCCACGGTCGGTCCCGCCGCGCGGCTCCTGCTCCGCCGCAGCGCTGCCATCCCTCTTGAATCGTCCCTGCACTAGCGTCGCAACCTCTGGACCAGGCGTCCCGCCGGGCGACCGGTGGGACGGTGTCGAGTCGTGGGGCACGTGCGGCCCCATGGTGGTCGTCGGTGACCGGCGCGTCTCCCTCTCCTTGACACCGCGCTCGGCGCTGAGTCGCGCCACCTGCGCGCCGGCTGATTCCCGCGGCGGTCCCGCGAATTCCAGCACAGTGGAGGATCTCCAACAAGGTGCGCGTGTCGGCCCGGAGAGTCGATTACCTCTGGTGACGGATTTGCTACGCGATGTGCGACCACATTCGGTAGAAACCGGACTTACATCATCCAAACAACATGGCTGGCAAGGTGTCCCAGTCGAGATGATCAGGAGCGGAATGGCGCATTCAGTGGCGCAATGTCCGTTTCGACGGGCGCGGTTGGCTGTCCATTGTGTCGCGAATGTCTGGCCACGGGTGAGCAAACTCACACAGCCGTGGCCATTACTTCCTGGTTCGGCGGGGGATTCAGATGTTTAGCCTTGCCCCTTAAAGGGTTGGCGCCAGGGTTGGTGCATCGACAGCCGACACTCACAGATCGAACCGAGGACCCCGAACTCCCATGAAGACGACGATGATGTTCCGCAACATAGCCAACCCCCGCCGCACCACCCTCGCGCACCTCAAGGACGCCGAGGAACTGCAGGCGGCGCCGGCCACCCCGGAACACTCCGTCGAGCTGCCGACGCAGACCGCCAACCCGCGCCGCACGATCCTGATGGACGCACCGGTCGCCGCCGCCGCGCAGTAGCCGCACGGCTGCGGAACGCGAAGCGCCCCTGCCCACCGCGTTAGCCTGGGTCCGCAGACTCCAGCCAGCGGACATACAGAGGGGC
Above is a genomic segment from Streptomyces sp. NBC_01233 containing:
- a CDS encoding acyl-CoA carboxylase subunit epsilon, producing MTTATDTLLRVEKGNARPEELAAITAILLARAAATPEETVVPTPRQAGWRRLERTPGFRAPHSWQG
- a CDS encoding GTP-binding protein, whose product is MDFASSNGGAAPARSTTSAKIVVAGGFGVGKTTFVGAVSEINPLRTEAVMTSASAGIDDLTHTGDKTTTTVAMDFGRITLDQDLILYLFGTPGQDRFWFMWDDLVRGAIGAVVLVDTRRLADCFPAVDYFENSGLPFVVALNGFDGNQAYTPEEVREALQIGPDAPIITTDARHRADAKSALITLVEHALMARLR
- a CDS encoding DUF742 domain-containing protein yields the protein MTTPGGHPYGGAQQPQGGHDQNRFNFPSAPSRPVPEQNPYQQQPYGQPQQPQHQMPPQQPPRAARQPAPKAHNPLVRPYAMTGGRTRPRYQLAIEALVSTTADPARLQGQLPEHQRICRLCQEIKSVAEISALLSIPLGVARILVADLAEAGLVAIHQPGGDESAGGQPDVTLLERVLSGLRKL
- a CDS encoding roadblock/LC7 domain-containing protein, which encodes MSQAAQNLNWLITNFVDNTPGVSHTVVVSADGLLLAMSDGFPRDRADQLAAVASGLTSLTAGASRIFEGGAVNQTVVEMDRGFLFLMSVSDGSSLAVLAHPECDIGLVGYEMALLVDRAGSVLTPDLRAELQGSLLN
- a CDS encoding sensor histidine kinase, giving the protein MRRSNASPAVEPARGNFTPPPRAAASPVDVPVEPPARPGSTSRFSPRNWRVPTRLNAILLVPALVGLVMGGFQVKGSVDQWNEAKDAEQIARVVQAASEYSQALLNERDLTAEPLLNGQTNSEQVSKAYAVTTGAKEKFDKAVQDMPKNQGLERRLSLFRAEEPKLKEVREKAYQAAFETPKKNLPTAGGPIPTEEGYVGVEHYLMQFANELGLGTGNVTSYGRMVYAVQLAKAANSLQRSVGTHLLVRPSTDENVRKAQLVAFSSYAYLEEIAIGEYVAAGTEDDVNRLKEVMGKKSDEGKAKLADAKHQAEAAGTRFVPPPAPNGNPLLGMTEAIASGESRKKLAENGTNPVFWQAAATAKFDGYDEIERELLDKAVKDAVAVSDEARTDAIVNGAIVVVALLAAFIMAGLMARQMGRAMRRLRSSAFDIAEQRLPMLVDQLSRTDPGKVDTRVHPIPIDSQDEIGEVARAFDQVHREAVRLAAEQALLRGNVNAIFTNLSMRNQSLIEGQLTLITELENNEADPDQLENLFRLDHLATRMRRNGENLLILAGEEPGRRWDQPVPLVDVLRAASSEVEQYERIELSGVSEAEIHGQAVTDLVHLLAELLENATTFSSPQTKVRVNATRLPDGRVMVEIHDKGIGLTAEDFADINHKLANPPTVDAAISQRMGLFVVGRLADRHSIRVQLRPSGEAAGTTSLVMLPDAITHGGGGEGMPDDDFTVSQIIPEQKTLQAAPLRTAAELGFDDSRYDQQGADGLPADPVGRSLGQQERRAALAAQVGYPQDQQQYADQPAQEYPEPQPEHGYQEYQGYEQQSGQAYDTSYEAQQAQQGYEAYPQQDYGYTEDGYPDQQPATQGYDNGYEARSEQAEWPDQNTYPAAYQQDYGTESESQAVPEPAAERVGFDRPGAAADTGHAMTGAGLPRRGSQQQWQPAQQEAESTGSLFEQRSPRQQQPAAPEQGKEGGTDWRSGNDERWQQAAKLREPKAGGVTPSGLPRRVPKANLVEGAAETTPQGGPQVSRAPEDVRGRLSNLRRGVQQGRNAGSEQSSNSYDQER
- a CDS encoding GTP-binding protein, translated to MAFGTSSGAAPARSTTSAKIVVAGGFGVGKTTFVGAVSEINPLRTEAVMTSASAGIDDLTHTGDKTTTTVAMDFGRITLDQDLILYLFGTPGQDRFWFMWDDLVRGAIGAVVLVDTRRLADCFPAVDYFENSGLPFVVALNGFEGHQPYTPEEVREALQIGPGAPIITTDARHRADAKSALITLVEHALMARLK
- a CDS encoding DUF742 domain-containing protein gives rise to the protein MTPPPAYPDAYGDSYSEGDQPLVRPYAMTGGRTRPRYQLAIEALVSTTADPMHLSGLLPEHQRICTLCREVKSVAEVSALLSMPLGVARILVADLAEAGMVAIHQPGNGEAGGTPDVTLLERVLSGLRNI
- a CDS encoding roadblock/LC7 domain-containing protein: MSQAAQNLNWLITNFVDNTPGVSHTVVVSADGLLLAMSEGFPRDRADQLAAVASGLTSLTAGASRIFEGGAVNQTVVEMDRGFLFLMSVSDGSSLAVLAHPECDIGLVGYEMALLVDRAGSVLTPDLRAELQGSLLG
- a CDS encoding sensor histidine kinase, which gives rise to MQGRFKRDGSAAAEQEPRGGTDRGSSPQHAQNRGPAVEGAGPDSSAAVKAKGRGKTAKAGKAKAGPAEQDVAIPKAPSGPGSRLAMQNWRISTRLVSLLTLPVVAATTLGGFRINDSLNDIAQLEHMQLLTTMTRQATNLAAMLQEERDLSAGPLSLSKGKSTSQVDVVRQQTDTAAKSFAAATDKVDSTGAKDDALKSIRNNVLQIGRQLANIQTVRDKAYINGAQQTVSEYNAMIVSLLSLSQDMAQATSNPEMIKRTRALAAFSAAKEYASIQRAIIAASLPDTNERQGKLEENDRLYALSAQKGEQQAKTTFELVYQGRTEELLAGLGDSNSEISTADHYARRVLTSQDAFLREKNRSWLDWYDADGTKLQAMKVIELTLLEEMEQKARELKNEAQQDAIINGALILLVLGVSLVGAFVMARSMIRSLRRLQDTATRVAQDRLPELVKQLSESDPQDVDTSVESVGVHTRDEIGQVAAAFDDVHREAVRLAAEQALLRGNVNAMFTNLSRRSQGLIQRQLSLISELESREADPDQLSSLFKLDHLATRMRRNGENLLVLAGEEPGRRWTRPVPLVDVLRAAASEVEQYERVELSSVPGTDVAGRVVNDLVHVLAELLENATSFSSPQTKVKVTGHALPDGRVLVEIHDTGIGLSPEDLAAINERLASPPTVDVSVSRRMGLFVVGRLSLRHGIRIQLRPSDSGGTTALVMLPVDVAQGGKKPGPMPGQGGPGGAQGAPGGQASVPGAAARPPVGAGPQRGQVGAGGQRAALPGRDGAGQRPQGPQGGRPPQQGGPGAPGGRPQQGPTSAGQGQGAFGAGGPLPARGPVANGGFGGGPQARPVSSPSASGPSGFPQGNGFERPQQQQAQQPQPQQQQSGAQAPNGARPQLPPRGGAPRPELPGPQTTSWGADQARGHDELSGPGSTAEFARPDFNAPMPQGDGPGSTTGQFERPDVRGSVDPSTTGQFERPGYQAQRPGGPGVGGFARQQPQAPQQPQAPQPGGGYAPVPPARPETPRLPQAHRPEALPPAQSSGDGRSPIFDTLESNWFREEGQQPPAQGPGVPQQPQQSAAAAPAQQQLPQRGQEQAAEPAATGSMPTVSWKSSPNDELMRQAERVRQPAAGGITTSGLPRRVPRANLVAGTAQQQAEETAGPQVSRAPDDVRGRLTNLRRGFQQGRQAGNNGPATGSYHIDPTYQQER